A genomic region of Salvelinus alpinus chromosome 12, SLU_Salpinus.1, whole genome shotgun sequence contains the following coding sequences:
- the LOC139536186 gene encoding putative nuclease HARBI1 isoform X1, protein MKAQNCVFLSALTMACPFVRDVVDEEALVLRRAFRRERVFRDRLDPLAFPDDHLYERYRFSADGIRYLCRLLGPRIKHRTARSHALSVEQMVCVALRFFASGAFLYSVGDAEQLNKATICRTIRSVCLAIKALADVFISFPGHRRLCDIKEEFYRIAGFPNVIGAVDCTHIRIKAPSGAHEADFVNRKSFHSINVQMVCNADCVISNVVAKWPGSVHDSRIFRASEIYQCLSQGEFSGVLLGDRGYGCQPFLLTPFTDPQEAQQAYNHAHARTRVEMTFGLLKARFHCLHKLRVSPVRACDITVACAVLHNVACLRKERAPRVPPAMDWDNPAIFPDDDSGRLLRDQYVLNYFS, encoded by the exons atgaaggcccaaaattgtgtgttcctttctgctctgacaatggcatgcccattcgtgcgagatgtggtggatgaagaagcacttgtgctgaggagagccttcaggcgagaaagggtcttcagggaccggttggacccactggccttccctgatgaccatctatatgaaagatacaggttttctgcagatggcatcaggtatctatgcagactactgggtcccaggattaagcaccgcactgcacggagccatgcactgagtgtggagcaaatggtttgtgtggccttgcgcttttttgctagtggagccttcctgtactcagtgggggatgcagaacagctgaacaaggccacaatttgccgcacaataaggagtgtgtgtctggctatcaaagcattagcagatgtcttcatctccttccctggccacagaagactctgtgacatcaaagaggagttctataggattgcag gtttccccaatgtcattggtgcagtggactgcacacacataaggataaaagccccctcaggtgcccatgaggccgattttgtgaataggaaatcctttcacagcattaatgttcag atggtctgcaatgctgactgtgtgatcagcaatgttgtggcaaaatggcctggctcagtccatgactccagaatctttcgggcctctgaaatctatcagtgcctatcacaag gtgaattctctggtgtgttgctgggagacagggggtatggctgccagccttttctcctgacacctttcacagacccccaggaagcacagcaggcctacaaccatgcccatgccaggaccagagttgaaatgacctttggcctcctgaaggcacgctttcactgccttcacaaattaagggtcagccctgttagggcatgtgatattactgtggcttgtgctgtcctccacaatgtggcctgcctgaggaaggagagggcccccagagtgccaccagccatggactgggacaatccggcaatcttccctgatgacgacagtggtcggctgctgagggaccaatatgtgttgaattattttagttag
- the LOC139536186 gene encoding myb/SANT-like DNA-binding domain-containing protein 4 isoform X3, producing the protein MATRAAYFSQSEAQILMEAYEEVKDIIKKKGNTATVIKQREKAWQSIADRLNALNMNGPKRTWQQVKIKYKNILQNAVKKNTHRQGTGGGSPKADLTPAEDMALELNKGRPVLEGIPGGKETSIGSSQDATRFIQVSGSTVFLLEPPAQAPDDADPGEGPSAAATAHDGDDDEEETISLDSRRHEDPDAIQWENQPGNISSQAIRKLYGNHLRRQIELADIDIQYKKKKMENLALESEIKKRTIRKLDLEIKKLERDLQEDDTAQNKN; encoded by the exons atggcaactagagccgcgtacttttcccagtcggaagcacaaatcctcatggaggcatacgaggaggtaaaagatataattaagaagaaaggcaacaccgccacagtgataaagcaaagagaaaaagcgtggcaaagtattgcagaccgcctgaatgc attaaacatgaacgggccaaaacggacatggcagcaggtcaaaatcaaatacaagaacattctgcagaatg cagtgaaaaagaatacccacagacaaggcacgggtggtgggtcaccaaaggctgaccttaccccagcagaggacatggccttggagctaaataaaggcaggcccgtcttagagggtatccctggggggaaagagacgagcataggttcctcccaagatgccacccgcttcattcaag tgtctggcagcactgtgttcctgttagagccaccagcacaagcaccagacgatgctgatcca ggtgaaggccccagtgcagcagcaacagcacatgatggagacgatgatgaggaggagaccatctctctggattccagaaggcatgag gacccagatgctatacagtgggaaaaccagcctggcaacata agctcacaagctatcagaaagttgtatggcaaccacctccggcgccaaatagaactggcagacatagacattcagtacaagaagaaaaagatggaaaatcttgcactggagtccgaaataaaaaagaggacaattaggaaactggaccttgaaataaaaaaacttgagagggat ctccaagaagatgacacagctcaaaataaaaattag
- the LOC139536186 gene encoding myb/SANT-like DNA-binding domain-containing protein 4 isoform X2, whose protein sequence is MATRAAYFSQSEAQILMEAYEEVKDIIKKKGNTATVIKQREKAWQSIADRLNALNMNGPKRTWQQVKIKYKNILQNAVKKNTHRQGTGGGSPKADLTPAEDMALELNKGRPVLEGIPGGKETSIGSSQDATRFIQVSGSTVFLLEPPAQAPDDADPGEGPSAAATAHDGDDDEEETISLDSRRHEDPDAIQWENQPGNISSQAIRKLYGNHLRRQIELADIDIQYKKKKMENLALESEIKKRTIRKLDLEIKKLERDVRYAFNVHCMLTVTQMY, encoded by the exons atggcaactagagccgcgtacttttcccagtcggaagcacaaatcctcatggaggcatacgaggaggtaaaagatataattaagaagaaaggcaacaccgccacagtgataaagcaaagagaaaaagcgtggcaaagtattgcagaccgcctgaatgc attaaacatgaacgggccaaaacggacatggcagcaggtcaaaatcaaatacaagaacattctgcagaatg cagtgaaaaagaatacccacagacaaggcacgggtggtgggtcaccaaaggctgaccttaccccagcagaggacatggccttggagctaaataaaggcaggcccgtcttagagggtatccctggggggaaagagacgagcataggttcctcccaagatgccacccgcttcattcaag tgtctggcagcactgtgttcctgttagagccaccagcacaagcaccagacgatgctgatcca ggtgaaggccccagtgcagcagcaacagcacatgatggagacgatgatgaggaggagaccatctctctggattccagaaggcatgag gacccagatgctatacagtgggaaaaccagcctggcaacata agctcacaagctatcagaaagttgtatggcaaccacctccggcgccaaatagaactggcagacatagacattcagtacaagaagaaaaagatggaaaatcttgcactggagtccgaaataaaaaagaggacaattaggaaactggaccttgaaataaaaaaacttgagagggatgtgagatatgccttcaatgtacactgtatgctaactgtaacacaaatgtattaa